From a region of the Cryomorphaceae bacterium genome:
- a CDS encoding type III pantothenate kinase — translation MANDIFADRFFFMSANIIIDWGNTLVKLARFEQGGLVEHMQLPGPSYKVISDWIGHPARCKMLLCTVSSKSNEVEKQLQQEALFFLKLSHQTPVPLQTRYLTPETLGYDRLANAVAAWRLRKPDHHALAIDAGTCLKYDFVHSEKGYLGGAISPGLRMRYRALHDQTDALPLLTEAQRTPLTGQSTYESMHSGVVNGMLAEIRQIIRQYRAEYPECSVFLTGGDASLFEEELKNHIFAHPFLTLTGLHDILEFNQNR, via the coding sequence TTGGCAAACGATATCTTTGCAGACAGATTTTTTTTCATGTCGGCAAACATCATCATTGACTGGGGCAACACCCTCGTAAAACTGGCACGTTTTGAGCAGGGAGGGCTCGTAGAACACATGCAGCTACCCGGTCCCTCATACAAGGTTATTTCCGACTGGATTGGGCATCCCGCGCGCTGCAAGATGCTGTTATGCACTGTTTCATCAAAAAGCAATGAGGTGGAGAAGCAGTTGCAACAGGAAGCGCTGTTTTTTCTGAAACTCTCTCATCAAACTCCCGTCCCGCTCCAGACGCGATACCTCACCCCCGAAACCCTTGGTTACGATCGGCTTGCTAATGCTGTGGCGGCCTGGCGGCTTAGGAAACCCGACCATCACGCCCTGGCCATTGACGCGGGCACATGTCTGAAATATGATTTTGTGCATTCCGAAAAAGGCTACCTGGGGGGCGCCATCTCGCCGGGCCTGCGCATGCGCTACCGCGCTTTGCACGATCAAACCGATGCTTTGCCCCTGCTTACCGAAGCTCAAAGGACTCCTTTAACCGGCCAAAGCACATATGAAAGCATGCATTCGGGCGTTGTTAACGGTATGCTGGCCGAGATTCGCCAAATCATTCGACAGTACCGCGCAGAATACCCCGAATGTTCTGTTTTTCTCACAGGCGGCGATGCATCCCTTTTTGAAGAGGAGCTAAAAAATCACATCTTTGCACACCCATTTTTAACGCTTACAGGCCTACATGACATACTCGAGTTCAATCAGAACCGCTAA